In a genomic window of Curtobacterium sp. MCBD17_035:
- a CDS encoding ATP-binding cassette domain-containing protein, translating to MVDIDGVVVVVDDMVLLPPTSASVRAGEALVVRGQNGAGKSTLLKVLAGVRTPTGGSVAIGGEPVDRRDRTLRRRVASLLGLPPTAPDLTVEDHVRLVAATWFRERDVAEETALGGLAELGLNGLLRRFPHELSSGQQQLFALALVLARPFDVLVLDEPEQRLDDERVGVVGDVLARRRSGGAAIVVATHSSALTERLADRVLELDRS from the coding sequence ATGGTCGACATCGACGGAGTCGTGGTCGTCGTGGACGACATGGTCCTGCTGCCGCCGACCAGTGCGTCCGTCCGCGCGGGGGAGGCGCTGGTGGTCCGAGGGCAAAACGGGGCGGGCAAGTCCACGCTGCTCAAGGTGCTCGCTGGAGTGCGCACGCCCACGGGAGGATCGGTGGCGATCGGCGGGGAACCGGTCGACCGCCGGGACCGAACACTCCGACGACGAGTCGCGTCACTCCTCGGGCTGCCACCGACCGCGCCGGACCTGACCGTCGAGGACCACGTGCGTCTCGTCGCGGCGACGTGGTTCCGCGAGCGGGACGTTGCTGAGGAGACTGCTCTCGGTGGGCTGGCGGAACTGGGGTTGAACGGACTCCTCCGTCGGTTCCCGCACGAGCTCTCGTCGGGACAGCAGCAGCTCTTCGCACTTGCGCTCGTGCTCGCGCGACCGTTCGACGTCCTCGTCCTCGACGAACCGGAGCAGCGGCTCGACGACGAGCGCGTCGGGGTGGTCGGCGACGTGCTCGCCCGCCGTCGGTCGGGTGGCGCGGCGATCGTCGTCGCGACGCACAGCTCGGCCCTGACGGAGCGCCTCGCCGACCGCGTGCTTGAGCTGGACCGATCGTGA
- a CDS encoding DUF3887 domain-containing protein, whose amino-acid sequence MSDDLYELATQLYRDVGGIIASPVLQEADQPLDRIAAVRALGDQTTAMLSAAVVAARRSGVTWQQVGEVLGVSRQAAFQRFGRPQPVSGHEAEPPVAAEEAVVERATTVVDELARGSWQAVVDRFDDAMRARLSVDGLAAAWSQVVDAIGAFDHGGETRVSRASGFTITTTPLRFEQDECTARISFWDDGRISGLFILAGSPS is encoded by the coding sequence GTGTCCGACGACCTGTACGAACTCGCCACCCAGCTGTACCGGGATGTCGGCGGCATCATCGCGTCTCCTGTGCTGCAGGAAGCCGATCAGCCGCTCGACCGGATCGCCGCGGTGCGGGCGCTCGGGGACCAGACCACGGCGATGCTGTCCGCCGCGGTCGTGGCCGCGCGGCGGTCCGGAGTCACCTGGCAGCAGGTCGGAGAGGTCCTGGGAGTCAGCCGACAGGCGGCGTTCCAACGGTTCGGCCGGCCCCAGCCGGTGTCGGGCCACGAAGCGGAGCCGCCGGTCGCTGCCGAAGAGGCTGTGGTCGAGCGTGCGACCACCGTCGTCGACGAACTGGCCCGCGGTTCCTGGCAGGCCGTTGTCGATCGGTTCGACGACGCGATGCGTGCCCGCCTCTCGGTGGACGGTTTGGCTGCGGCGTGGTCGCAGGTGGTGGACGCTATCGGTGCGTTCGACCATGGTGGTGAAACCCGGGTGTCACGCGCTTCCGGGTTTACGATCACGACCACGCCGCTCCGGTTCGAGCAGGACGAGTGCACCGCCCGGATCAGCTTCTGGGACGACGGTCGCATCTCCGGGCTGTTCATCCTGGCGGGATCGCCGTCGTGA